A section of the Spirosoma pollinicola genome encodes:
- a CDS encoding SDR family oxidoreductase: protein MKTVLITGANKSIGFETARQLLQQGYYVYLGSRDMQKGQQAVSLLQAEGLTQVESIVIDVDNPDSIKAAREVLGQKTSVLDVLINNAGISGSLPQTALETEIGAFRQVLETNFFGVIEVTQAFIDLLRQSTEPRIVNVTSGLGSLTLHSDPAWKYFAVKPTAYVASKAALNAYTIVLAHNLQDTPFKVNAVDPGYTATDFNHHSGPGTVPDAAARVVKAATLGPDGPTGQFFSDDNAPETGISPW from the coding sequence ATGAAAACAGTACTGATAACAGGAGCAAACAAAAGCATTGGCTTTGAAACAGCCCGGCAATTACTACAGCAAGGCTATTATGTATATCTGGGCAGCCGGGATATGCAGAAAGGGCAGCAGGCGGTTAGCTTGCTTCAGGCAGAGGGCTTAACTCAGGTGGAATCTATAGTGATTGACGTCGACAATCCAGACTCCATAAAAGCAGCCCGCGAAGTACTTGGGCAGAAAACCAGCGTGCTGGATGTACTGATCAATAATGCGGGTATTAGCGGTAGCCTGCCGCAAACGGCACTGGAAACGGAGATCGGCGCATTCAGACAGGTGTTAGAAACCAACTTTTTTGGCGTCATCGAAGTAACACAGGCGTTTATAGACCTGCTGAGGCAGTCGACGGAACCAAGAATCGTGAACGTTACCTCGGGACTGGGGTCGCTCACCCTGCACAGTGATCCTGCCTGGAAATATTTTGCTGTTAAACCAACAGCGTATGTTGCCTCAAAAGCGGCTCTCAATGCCTATACCATTGTACTGGCTCATAACCTCCAGGATACACCGTTTAAAGTAAATGCTGTCGATCCGGGTTATACCGCCACCGATTTTAATCATCATTCCGGACCAGGCACCGTACCCGATGCCGCTGCCAGAGTGGTGAAAGCTGCCACATTAGGCCCCGATGGGCCAACAGGTCAATTCTTTAGTGATGACAACGCGCCGGAAACAGGGATTAGCCCCTGGTAA
- a CDS encoding PepSY-associated TM helix domain-containing protein, which produces MSTAKQVKTWFQIHKWTSLICTAFLLMLCLTGLPLIFTEEIEALEGKPPLAPTMPAGTPTVPLERLVQTVRQQFPANVIRFVYWDEHEPNTTTFTLSDSLTAPADNYKLVILDNRTAHVLEEPKLQEGFMYVMLQLHIDMFMGLGGKLFLGLMGLLFVVAIGSGLMLYSPIMRRFDFGMIRTEKSTRLKWLDLHNLLGVVTVVWATVVGFTGVLNTLAEVVQGVWQQGQLAEMVAPYKGAAPLVGKLSPLDQALTVAKQAAPDMEPSFVAYPGTLYSSQHHYAVFMKGNTPLTERLAKPALIDAKTGKLTDMRSMPWYVNAVFISQPLHFGDYGGLPLKIIWAFFDIITIVVLVSGLYLWFARNKATKAHLNRMSKSKSTSSTSDQLNRQAEDDEILTLTLLKQDEHKA; this is translated from the coding sequence ATGAGCACCGCCAAACAAGTCAAAACCTGGTTTCAAATCCATAAGTGGACAAGTCTGATCTGCACGGCGTTTCTGCTTATGCTCTGCCTGACGGGCTTGCCGCTCATCTTTACTGAAGAGATTGAGGCACTGGAAGGCAAACCCCCATTAGCCCCCACGATGCCCGCCGGTACGCCAACGGTACCGCTGGAGAGACTCGTGCAAACCGTTCGCCAGCAGTTCCCGGCCAATGTCATTCGCTTTGTTTACTGGGACGAACACGAGCCAAATACCACCACGTTTACGCTGTCCGATTCATTGACGGCACCGGCAGACAACTACAAACTGGTGATTCTTGATAACCGTACAGCCCATGTGCTGGAAGAGCCCAAGTTGCAGGAAGGCTTTATGTATGTTATGCTGCAACTGCACATCGATATGTTTATGGGGCTGGGCGGGAAGCTGTTTCTGGGTCTGATGGGGCTCTTGTTTGTCGTTGCCATTGGTTCAGGACTCATGCTGTACAGCCCGATCATGCGTCGGTTTGATTTTGGTATGATCCGCACCGAAAAGTCAACCCGACTGAAGTGGCTCGATTTACATAACCTGCTGGGTGTGGTAACGGTCGTGTGGGCCACGGTGGTTGGTTTTACGGGTGTCCTGAACACCCTTGCCGAAGTGGTGCAGGGTGTTTGGCAGCAGGGTCAACTGGCCGAGATGGTCGCCCCTTACAAAGGAGCCGCTCCATTGGTGGGAAAGCTTAGCCCACTCGATCAGGCTTTAACCGTAGCCAAACAGGCCGCACCCGACATGGAACCCTCGTTTGTGGCCTATCCGGGCACGCTGTATTCCAGTCAGCATCACTACGCCGTGTTTATGAAAGGCAACACGCCCTTAACGGAGCGTCTGGCTAAACCAGCCCTGATTGATGCCAAAACGGGTAAACTAACCGATATGAGAAGCATGCCCTGGTATGTCAATGCTGTTTTCATTTCGCAGCCTCTGCACTTTGGCGATTACGGCGGACTTCCCCTGAAAATCATCTGGGCCTTTTTCGATATTATAACGATTGTTGTCCTCGTCAGTGGTTTATACCTGTGGTTTGCCCGGAATAAAGCGACAAAAGCCCATTTGAACCGAATGAGCAAAAGCAAATCAACTTCGTCTACTAGTGATCAGCTCAATCGGCAGGCAGAAGACGATGAAATTCTGACCCTTACTTTACTGAAACAAGATGAACACAAAGCCTGA